A part of Deltaproteobacteria bacterium genomic DNA contains:
- a CDS encoding cation transporter, producing the protein MTTIKIKGMSCNHCVMAVTKVLRDIDGIRNVKVDLKNGEAAFDEVDPVDMETIKERIRKAGYEVA; encoded by the coding sequence ATGACAACAATAAAAATCAAGGGCATGTCCTGTAATCACTGTGTAATGGCGGTCACCAAGGTCTTGAGGGATATCGACGGAATCAGAAACGTCAAAGTAGATCTTAAAAACGGTGAGGCAGCGTTCGATGAGGTGGATCCGGTTGATATGGAAACCATCAAAGAACGTATCCGGAAGGCGGGGTATGAAGTCGCCTGA
- a CDS encoding heavy metal translocating P-type ATPase yields MKSPEKTSISVGGMTCAACVRRVESALKSVDGVTDVAVNLATARATITHETKWGGIEALEKIISNQGYEYLGVPDDTREDPVTASREKEVKELTIKFIVGAVLSVIIFMGSMQHWFPFLMAVPRQAMLIFLFFLTTPVVFWVGSRFYIGAIKAARLKTTDMNTLVAVGALAAYLYSVLATFYPRFFASADIAPHVYYDGAAMIITLILLGRLLEAKAKGKTSAAIKRLMGLRPKTARVIRDESEVDIPIEEVIKGDLILVRPGEKIPTDGLVISGTSAVDESMLTGESMPVVKEAGQQVFAATMNKRGSFVFQATKVGAETALAQIIRLVEEAQESKAPIQRLADKVASIFVPVVFVIGMATFVVWYFFVPDPVFSRALLNFVSVLVIACPCALGLATPTAVMVGTGLGAEHGILIKGGESLEKAYKLTTVVFDKTGTLTRGELEVTDVLAGPGEEQSRVLQIAMALEALSEHPIAAAIVDRGHREQLRSVHIDQFEAISGLGARAVMNGHQCLLGNLKLMEKEGIQVNGLADDAKRLADEGKTCVFIAEGSKAIGIIGLSDVPRESAKETITTLKDMGLKVAMITGDNISTARAVGIALGIEQIMAEVLPADKATEINRLREQGEVVAMVGDGINDAPALTAADIGIAIGAGTDVAMEASDITLIKDDLKSVPMAIRLSFETMKVIRQNLFWAFFYNILGIPVAAGVLYPFFGILLNPEFAAAAMALSSVSVVSNSLRLKRVWKA; encoded by the coding sequence ATGAAGTCGCCTGAAAAGACCTCAATCTCTGTCGGAGGCATGACCTGTGCGGCCTGTGTACGCCGTGTGGAGTCGGCTCTAAAGTCAGTTGACGGCGTGACCGACGTGGCGGTTAATCTTGCTACGGCCAGGGCAACAATCACACACGAGACAAAATGGGGAGGCATTGAAGCCCTGGAGAAGATAATCTCCAATCAGGGTTACGAATATTTGGGCGTCCCGGACGACACCCGTGAAGATCCTGTCACTGCATCGAGGGAAAAGGAAGTTAAAGAACTCACAATCAAATTTATCGTCGGTGCGGTTCTCAGCGTTATTATTTTCATGGGCTCCATGCAGCACTGGTTTCCCTTTCTCATGGCCGTTCCGAGACAGGCCATGCTGATTTTCCTGTTTTTCCTCACGACTCCCGTCGTGTTCTGGGTGGGAAGCAGGTTTTACATCGGCGCCATAAAGGCGGCAAGACTTAAAACCACGGATATGAATACACTTGTGGCGGTAGGGGCGCTTGCAGCCTACCTCTACTCTGTCCTTGCTACTTTTTATCCCCGGTTTTTCGCAAGCGCCGATATAGCTCCTCATGTCTACTATGACGGCGCCGCTATGATCATCACCTTGATCCTTCTGGGCCGTCTTCTGGAAGCAAAGGCCAAAGGAAAGACCTCCGCAGCCATCAAACGGCTGATGGGGCTCAGGCCAAAAACAGCCAGAGTAATCCGGGATGAGTCAGAGGTGGATATTCCCATCGAAGAAGTCATAAAAGGGGACCTCATCCTGGTCCGGCCGGGAGAAAAGATCCCAACCGACGGGCTGGTTATTTCGGGAACCTCTGCCGTCGACGAGTCCATGCTTACCGGCGAGAGTATGCCTGTCGTCAAAGAAGCGGGACAGCAGGTATTCGCTGCCACCATGAATAAACGCGGAAGCTTTGTATTTCAAGCAACCAAGGTAGGAGCTGAAACAGCCCTCGCCCAGATTATCCGTCTCGTCGAGGAGGCTCAGGAATCAAAGGCCCCTATCCAGAGGCTGGCGGACAAAGTTGCATCCATCTTTGTACCGGTTGTATTTGTAATCGGTATGGCCACCTTTGTTGTCTGGTATTTCTTCGTCCCCGATCCTGTCTTCAGCCGGGCCCTGTTAAATTTTGTATCCGTCCTGGTTATCGCCTGTCCCTGTGCCCTGGGCCTGGCAACACCAACGGCGGTTATGGTGGGAACCGGCCTGGGCGCTGAACACGGTATTTTGATCAAAGGGGGAGAAAGTCTGGAGAAGGCCTACAAACTCACGACCGTAGTTTTCGACAAGACCGGCACACTGACCAGAGGAGAACTTGAGGTTACTGACGTACTGGCCGGACCCGGCGAAGAGCAGAGCAGGGTTTTACAAATTGCCATGGCCCTCGAAGCCCTTTCAGAACATCCCATCGCGGCGGCCATAGTTGACCGAGGTCATCGTGAACAATTGCGGTCCGTCCATATCGATCAATTTGAGGCCATCTCAGGTCTCGGCGCCAGGGCTGTCATGAATGGTCATCAATGCCTCCTGGGAAACCTCAAACTTATGGAAAAAGAAGGTATACAGGTTAACGGACTTGCCGATGACGCAAAAAGACTCGCCGATGAGGGAAAGACGTGTGTATTTATTGCCGAAGGAAGTAAGGCCATCGGAATTATCGGCCTTTCCGATGTTCCCAGGGAATCGGCAAAAGAAACTATTACCACACTGAAGGACATGGGGCTTAAGGTCGCCATGATCACAGGAGACAATATCAGCACGGCCAGGGCTGTTGGCATCGCTCTCGGCATAGAGCAAATCATGGCTGAGGTCCTGCCGGCAGATAAGGCAACCGAAATCAATCGCCTGCGGGAACAGGGTGAGGTTGTTGCAATGGTGGGAGACGGCATTAATGATGCGCCGGCACTGACAGCGGCAGATATCGGGATTGCCATCGGGGCCGGAACGGACGTGGCTATGGAAGCAAGCGACATTACCCTTATAAAGGACGATCTCAAGTCGGTGCCCATGGCAATCAGGCTCTCTTTCGAGACCATGAAGGTAATCAGACAAAATCTCTTCTGGGCGTTTTTCTATAACATACTGGGAATTCCCGTTGCAGCAGGTGTTTTGTATCCATTCTTCGGAATTCTTCTCAATCCGGAGTTTGCCGCAGCCGCCATGGCATTGAGTTCCGTATCTGTGGTCAGCAATTCGCTGCGCCTGAAGAGGGTATGGAAGGCATAA
- a CDS encoding alpha/beta hydrolase-fold protein, producing MSDIRIIRDFYSYPERTVRTLRIYTPDACYSEPERRLPVLYMFDGQNVFSHPESALYHTWCANTTMDWLVMEGRILPWIIVAVDHLPDRFSEYSPWWEPAVESGGRGWLFVDFLVNHLKPFIDQSYRTLTEPHWTGVMGSSLGSLMSLVTGRLHPGIFGRIGAVSPAVMWADGEIFRFWYSPTGRWCKIYMDTGSLEQYWFSTSHLDYVEATKDFYNHLKSLGIGDHELRYVVAQNHFHNEEAWQARLPDIFQWLLVDAKGI from the coding sequence ATGAGTGACATTCGGATTATCCGTGATTTTTATTCCTACCCGGAAAGGACGGTAAGAACGTTACGCATCTATACCCCGGATGCCTGTTATTCGGAACCGGAACGGCGCCTTCCGGTGCTTTACATGTTTGACGGACAAAATGTATTCAGCCATCCGGAGTCGGCCCTTTACCATACGTGGTGCGCAAACACGACCATGGACTGGCTCGTCATGGAAGGTCGAATCCTGCCCTGGATCATCGTTGCCGTCGATCACCTGCCTGACCGCTTTTCGGAATATTCTCCCTGGTGGGAACCGGCTGTAGAGAGCGGCGGGCGCGGATGGCTGTTCGTCGACTTCCTGGTCAATCATCTGAAGCCGTTTATTGATCAGAGCTATCGCACTCTTACGGAGCCCCATTGGACCGGGGTGATGGGATCAAGTCTTGGCAGTTTGATGAGCCTCGTAACAGGCAGGCTACACCCGGGCATTTTCGGCAGGATCGGCGCTGTCTCCCCTGCGGTTATGTGGGCGGACGGCGAGATATTCCGGTTTTGGTACAGTCCCACCGGTCGCTGGTGCAAAATTTACATGGATACGGGATCGCTCGAACAGTATTGGTTCTCTACTTCCCACCTGGATTACGTTGAGGCGACGAAAGATTTTTACAACCATTTGAAAAGCCTTGGCATAGGAGACCATGAACTGCGCTATGTCGTGGCGCAGAATCATTTCCACAACGAGGAGGCATGGCAGGCCCGCCTGCCGGATATCTTCCAATGGCTTTTAGTGGATGCAAAAGGCATCTGA
- a CDS encoding RidA family protein, protein MNTTSERTIISTPNAPKAIGPYAQAIRYGDLLFVSGMIPIDPKTGELLTGNFEAEVTLVLENLKAVVEAGDMSLKNVLKASVFLKDLGNFGKFNEIYSRYFSDILPARETVQAAQLPRDASIEISVICGK, encoded by the coding sequence ATGAATACGACATCGGAAAGAACAATTATAAGCACTCCCAACGCCCCCAAGGCTATCGGTCCTTATGCCCAGGCAATCCGGTATGGCGATCTGTTATTTGTTTCGGGGATGATTCCCATTGACCCGAAGACGGGTGAATTACTAACCGGGAATTTCGAGGCGGAAGTGACACTCGTTCTTGAAAATCTCAAGGCAGTGGTAGAAGCGGGCGATATGAGCCTGAAGAATGTCCTGAAAGCCTCTGTCTTTTTAAAAGACCTCGGTAATTTTGGAAAATTCAACGAGATTTACAGCAGATATTTTAGCGATATTCTCCCTGCCCGCGAGACCGTTCAAGCAGCCCAATTGCCGCGGGACGCATCAATTGAGATTTCAGTAATTTGCGGGAAGTGA
- a CDS encoding flavin reductase produces MNKTAFYKLSYGLYVVSSMKDGKFNGQIANTAFQVTSEPPTVAVSINKQNLTHEYIQASRKFAVSVISKSAPMPFIGLFGFKCGRDINKFENVNIKLGGTGVPVVLDNAIAYIEAEVINQMDCGSHTIFVGQVRDCDVLKEYEEPMTYAYYQEVKRGKAPKTAPTYQEAPKKDEKMASYTCSVCGYTYDPVKGDPDSGVKPGTSFEDLPADWTCPVCGADKSKFEKEGV; encoded by the coding sequence ATGAATAAGACTGCATTCTACAAATTGAGTTACGGCCTGTACGTTGTCAGTTCAATGAAAGATGGTAAGTTCAACGGACAGATTGCCAATACGGCTTTTCAGGTGACATCGGAACCGCCGACCGTTGCGGTGAGCATCAACAAGCAAAATCTCACCCATGAATATATCCAGGCAAGCAGGAAATTTGCAGTCTCCGTCATATCGAAGTCGGCGCCGATGCCATTTATCGGTCTTTTTGGTTTTAAATGCGGAAGGGATATCAACAAATTTGAAAATGTAAATATCAAGCTTGGAGGAACGGGGGTTCCCGTTGTGCTGGATAATGCCATAGCCTATATAGAGGCCGAGGTGATCAATCAGATGGACTGCGGCAGCCATACGATCTTTGTCGGTCAGGTGCGGGACTGCGATGTCCTCAAAGAGTATGAAGAACCAATGACCTATGCCTATTACCAGGAGGTAAAACGCGGAAAGGCTCCAAAGACGGCGCCGACCTATCAGGAAGCTCCCAAAAAGGACGAAAAGATGGCCAGTTATACCTGCTCAGTATGCGGATATACCTATGATCCGGTAAAGGGAGACCCTGATTCAGGTGTCAAGCCCGGAACATCATTTGAAGACCTCCCCGCAGACTGGACATGCCCCGTCTGTGGCGCCGATAAATCCAAGTTCGAGAAAGAAGGTGTTTGA
- a CDS encoding YggS family pyridoxal phosphate-dependent enzyme, whose amino-acid sequence MESTVRANIARIRNTVADAAVRSGRNASDVRLMAVTKTVGDDLIMEAIEAGVDIIGESYIQEAKRKIEKMGRNIEWHMIGYLQSNKAKYAVKLFDMIHSVDRMDLAHELDRRAKAADRVMKILIEVNASGEETKSGVPSKEAIQLIRDVASLNNLSIQGLMTMPPWFDEPEDARPYFIALRELRDRIIDENMERVEMRELSMGMSGDYEVAVEEGSTIVRVGRSIFGERPSVIPPS is encoded by the coding sequence ATGGAGTCAACCGTAAGGGCTAATATTGCGCGCATAAGAAATACTGTTGCCGATGCGGCTGTACGGTCCGGCAGAAATGCGTCCGATGTCAGGCTCATGGCCGTGACCAAAACGGTGGGTGACGACCTGATTATGGAGGCCATCGAGGCAGGTGTTGATATCATCGGGGAAAGCTACATCCAGGAGGCCAAGAGAAAGATTGAAAAAATGGGGAGAAATATCGAGTGGCATATGATCGGCTATCTTCAGAGCAACAAGGCCAAATATGCGGTGAAGCTCTTTGATATGATCCATTCCGTGGACAGGATGGATTTGGCTCACGAACTCGACAGGAGAGCGAAAGCTGCTGACCGTGTAATGAAAATCCTGATCGAGGTTAACGCCAGCGGGGAGGAGACAAAAAGCGGTGTTCCCTCTAAGGAAGCCATACAGTTGATCAGGGACGTTGCTTCCCTCAACAATCTTTCGATACAAGGTCTGATGACCATGCCCCCCTGGTTCGATGAACCCGAAGATGCGAGACCCTATTTTATAGCACTGCGGGAACTGAGGGACAGGATTATCGATGAAAATATGGAGCGTGTCGAAATGCGGGAACTCTCCATGGGCATGTCGGGAGACTACGAGGTTGCCGTGGAGGAGGGCTCAACCATCGTGAGGGTTGGAAGGAGCATCTTTGGGGAAAGACCATCGGTAATACCGCCCAGTTAA
- a CDS encoding Maf family protein, whose translation MVVMSGKFILASASPRRIELLTLLGLRFEIMPSLVNEAFMEGETPREHVLRLSEEKTRSSSVLHPDAWVMGADTIVFINGEVLGKPRTPDEAKEMLGKLSGRVHTVFTGFTVARKNAHVLIKDAIESSVRFREIPEDEMAWYIQSEEPYDKAGGYAVQGMGAFFIKEIFGSYTNVMGLPLCEVVDVLKSVGAIAFNGGSHGVNRKG comes from the coding sequence ATGGTTGTCATGTCGGGAAAATTTATTCTGGCCTCCGCCTCTCCCCGCCGTATTGAGCTTTTGACTCTCCTCGGGTTGCGCTTTGAGATCATGCCGAGCCTCGTTAATGAAGCGTTTATGGAGGGAGAGACGCCGAGGGAACATGTCTTGCGGCTCTCGGAAGAAAAGACGCGGAGCTCGTCCGTTCTCCATCCGGATGCCTGGGTAATGGGCGCGGATACCATTGTGTTCATCAATGGTGAAGTTCTTGGCAAACCCCGGACGCCTGATGAGGCGAAAGAGATGCTGGGCAAGCTGAGCGGGCGTGTTCATACGGTATTCACCGGCTTTACCGTCGCACGAAAGAATGCTCATGTTCTCATCAAGGATGCAATTGAGTCTTCCGTCCGATTCAGGGAAATTCCAGAGGATGAAATGGCGTGGTATATTCAATCGGAAGAACCGTACGACAAGGCGGGAGGATACGCCGTACAGGGTATGGGGGCCTTCTTCATCAAGGAGATATTCGGTTCGTATACGAATGTCATGGGTCTTCCCCTGTGCGAGGTCGTGGATGTGCTGAAAAGTGTCGGGGCAATAGCGTTTAACGGAGGAAGCCATGGAGTCAACCGTAAGGGCTAA
- a CDS encoding mannose-1-phosphate guanylyltransferase, producing MYAVIMAGGKGTRFWPKSREKMPKHLLDIVSERTIIQETIDRILPLIPAENILIVTGLSHADELMKQAPQIPEENIIIEPVGRNTAPCIGLAALHIKRKSPDAVMVVLPADHLINDAVQFRRLLSLAAEMARRGDYLLTIGIKPTFPETGYGYIEQGSLKATIKGEEIYEVKSIREKPALDQAKVFLEKGGFYWNSGMFVWGVDAILRAIGRWLPELHKGLLQIEDSIGTEQEKEMVNRVYRAITSSSIDYGVMEKADNVLLMRGDFGWSDMGSWDSLWEVSEKDENGNAAHVRGLFVGVEAKNTLIHSPRKLVALVGVEDLIVVETEDSLLICKRGRSQDVKKVVEILEDKNMKEYL from the coding sequence ATGTATGCAGTCATCATGGCCGGCGGCAAGGGTACGCGTTTCTGGCCCAAGAGCAGAGAGAAGATGCCCAAGCATCTGCTGGATATTGTAAGTGAAAGGACCATCATCCAGGAAACCATTGACAGGATACTCCCTCTTATCCCTGCGGAAAATATCCTGATTGTCACAGGTCTCAGTCATGCCGATGAACTGATGAAACAAGCGCCCCAGATCCCTGAGGAAAACATCATTATTGAACCGGTCGGCAGAAATACCGCGCCCTGTATCGGCCTTGCGGCGCTCCATATCAAGAGAAAGTCTCCTGATGCCGTCATGGTTGTATTGCCGGCTGACCATCTGATTAATGATGCGGTACAGTTTCGCCGCCTCCTTTCCCTTGCCGCAGAAATGGCACGTCGAGGCGATTATTTACTCACCATCGGCATCAAACCTACTTTTCCGGAAACCGGGTATGGGTACATCGAACAGGGGTCTCTGAAAGCTACGATCAAAGGTGAAGAAATTTATGAGGTAAAATCTATTCGGGAAAAACCCGCCCTTGATCAGGCGAAGGTTTTTCTGGAAAAAGGGGGTTTCTACTGGAACAGCGGAATGTTTGTCTGGGGGGTTGACGCGATATTGCGGGCGATCGGGCGGTGGCTTCCCGAACTTCATAAGGGTCTGTTGCAGATTGAAGACTCAATAGGAACAGAGCAGGAAAAGGAAATGGTCAACCGTGTGTATCGCGCGATTACATCCAGTTCCATTGATTATGGTGTTATGGAAAAGGCTGATAATGTCCTTCTCATGAGGGGAGATTTTGGCTGGTCTGATATGGGAAGCTGGGATTCCCTCTGGGAGGTGTCGGAGAAAGATGAAAATGGAAATGCCGCACATGTGCGTGGTCTTTTTGTCGGCGTTGAAGCGAAGAATACTCTCATCCACAGTCCCCGGAAGTTGGTCGCCCTGGTTGGGGTGGAAGACCTGATTGTGGTCGAGACGGAAGATTCTCTTCTTATCTGTAAGAGGGGCCGTTCCCAGGATGTAAAGAAGGTGGTGGAGATCCTGGAAGACAAAAATATGAAGGAATATCTTTAA
- a CDS encoding class I SAM-dependent rRNA methyltransferase — translation MRQRYPKIFLKPGREASLLRGHPWIFSGAIASVEGKPEPGDIAVAVTHKGDPLALGFYNHVSDISFRLLTSDTSTSVNHLFWQKRIRSALALRAKVVPEGTTAYRLINAEGDWMPGLVVDRYDNYLVLSIATAGMEKHRQTLLTVLSEEIQPLGIYERSEGRSRQLEGLEDHTGLVYGEHLPDVIEITENHLHFNVDIITGQKTGFFLDQRPNREILEKISIQAAVLNCFSYTGAFSVYCARGGASRVISVEASETANETARWNLKRNGFSTDKHPAFRADVFTYLREMDELFDVIILDPPAFAKSKKDVARAARGYKDINLQAASSLREGGILATFSCSNYIDEMLFQKIVLGAVRDAGKTARLLQTLGPGPDHPTNLAHPEGRYLKGLLLNVS, via the coding sequence GTGAGACAAAGATATCCCAAAATATTCCTCAAACCAGGTCGTGAAGCCTCGCTGCTTCGGGGGCATCCGTGGATCTTTTCCGGCGCAATTGCCTCCGTGGAAGGAAAACCTGAACCCGGCGACATTGCTGTTGCGGTAACCCACAAAGGGGACCCCCTGGCCCTGGGATTTTACAACCACGTCTCGGACATCTCATTTAGACTGCTGACGAGCGACACATCGACATCTGTCAATCACCTCTTCTGGCAAAAGCGCATCCGGTCGGCACTGGCTTTAAGGGCGAAAGTTGTACCGGAGGGAACAACGGCATATCGCCTGATCAATGCTGAAGGTGATTGGATGCCGGGACTGGTCGTCGACAGATATGACAATTATTTAGTTTTATCCATAGCAACAGCGGGCATGGAGAAACACCGTCAGACTCTTCTAACAGTCCTCTCTGAAGAGATACAACCCCTTGGCATCTACGAACGAAGCGAGGGACGATCACGGCAGTTGGAAGGGTTAGAGGATCATACCGGCCTCGTTTATGGTGAACACCTGCCCGACGTGATCGAGATTACCGAAAATCACCTGCACTTTAACGTGGATATAATTACAGGGCAGAAGACCGGCTTCTTCCTTGATCAACGGCCAAACAGGGAAATTCTTGAAAAGATCAGTATCCAGGCTGCCGTTCTTAACTGCTTCTCATACACCGGCGCTTTTTCCGTTTACTGCGCCCGTGGGGGCGCCAGTCGCGTGATTTCCGTTGAAGCATCGGAAACGGCAAATGAGACAGCCCGTTGGAATCTGAAGAGAAACGGTTTTTCAACAGACAAGCACCCTGCTTTCCGGGCCGATGTATTTACCTACCTCCGTGAGATGGATGAACTCTTCGATGTAATTATTCTGGACCCGCCAGCCTTCGCAAAATCAAAAAAGGACGTGGCAAGAGCGGCGCGGGGATACAAGGATATCAACCTGCAGGCCGCGAGCTCCCTCAGAGAGGGTGGAATACTCGCCACATTTTCCTGCTCCAACTATATCGATGAGATGCTTTTCCAAAAGATTGTCCTCGGCGCCGTGCGTGACGCCGGGAAAACTGCCCGATTGCTTCAAACCCTGGGACCCGGCCCGGATCATCCCACAAATCTTGCGCACCCGGAGGGCCGATATCTCAAGGGATTATTACTCAACGTGTCATGA
- a CDS encoding DUF3568 family protein yields the protein MNTEKNIISKNIHWLRLSLIGILLIVGCDTALTVGDKTIGVSSGNFIYTDGYLMASYNYPIDKVWKACEQTLADMKASVVEKNLKIASGTMNAIVYDEKIQILVEYESKNQTLVSVRVGLSGNNIASQLILDKITNNLLKPAIVEKK from the coding sequence ATGAATACGGAAAAGAACATTATATCGAAGAACATTCATTGGTTACGGTTATCCCTCATAGGTATACTGCTGATCGTAGGCTGCGATACTGCATTAACAGTGGGCGATAAAACAATCGGCGTCAGTTCCGGCAATTTCATCTATACAGACGGATATTTAATGGCGAGTTACAACTACCCCATCGATAAGGTCTGGAAGGCATGTGAACAAACCCTCGCGGATATGAAAGCGTCTGTCGTTGAGAAGAATCTTAAGATAGCGTCGGGTACTATGAACGCCATCGTCTATGATGAGAAGATCCAGATATTGGTTGAATATGAGTCAAAGAATCAAACCTTAGTGTCCGTTCGCGTAGGTTTGTCGGGCAATAACATTGCATCACAGCTTATCCTCGATAAAATTACCAATAACCTCCTGAAACCTGCTATTGTGGAAAAAAAGTAA
- a CDS encoding rhomboid family intramembrane serine protease, translated as MLCPSCRKLISSDEPACPYCGLSKPGSRLKKLFLNRFSAASIDVVKILIYVNITFFVLSIFLNPSGLGLSANPLNFLSPSDKSLFLLGATGTMPINFYGRWWTLVSASFLHGGILHIFFNMAALGQLGPFVLREFGFNRFFIIYSVTGVAGFFMSYLAGIPFTIGASASICGLIGAILYYGKSRGGSYGEVIYRQAMGWVVGLVLFGLLVPGINNWAHGGGIASGVLFAFLTGYHEKKSETLLHQVLAIGCIVLTTVILLWAILQAVYYSFSVSVF; from the coding sequence ATGCTTTGTCCAAGTTGCCGAAAGCTCATCAGCTCTGATGAACCGGCATGCCCCTATTGCGGGTTGTCAAAACCTGGATCGCGGCTGAAAAAACTTTTTTTAAACAGATTTTCAGCGGCTTCCATCGATGTGGTTAAAATCTTAATATATGTCAATATTACCTTCTTTGTCCTATCGATATTCTTGAACCCGTCGGGTCTGGGGTTATCGGCAAATCCCCTGAACTTTTTATCCCCATCCGATAAGAGCCTCTTCCTTCTTGGTGCAACGGGAACCATGCCGATTAATTTTTATGGCCGCTGGTGGACACTGGTCTCAGCTTCCTTCCTCCATGGCGGTATCCTGCATATCTTTTTTAATATGGCCGCGCTGGGTCAACTGGGGCCGTTTGTTTTACGTGAGTTCGGGTTTAACCGTTTTTTTATTATCTATAGTGTGACGGGTGTTGCAGGGTTTTTCATGTCCTATTTAGCAGGCATTCCCTTTACTATCGGTGCATCGGCCAGCATCTGCGGTCTCATCGGCGCCATTCTCTATTATGGGAAAAGCAGAGGAGGCTCTTATGGAGAGGTTATTTACAGGCAAGCCATGGGATGGGTTGTCGGACTTGTCTTATTCGGCCTTCTGGTGCCGGGGATCAACAACTGGGCACATGGGGGAGGTATAGCCTCAGGCGTTCTGTTTGCTTTTTTGACGGGTTATCATGAAAAGAAAAGCGAAACCCTCCTCCATCAGGTTCTGGCAATAGGCTGTATTGTTTTAACCACTGTTATTTTGCTATGGGCCATACTTCAGGCAGTGTACTATTCTTTTAGCGTTTCCGTCTTCTGA
- a CDS encoding TraB/GumN family protein, translating to MNHENIHRLTLGGREIILIGTAHVSRDSAELVEKVISEERPDVVCVELCKARFDAIMQKDKWHGTDIVKVVREKQTALLLFQLIMLSFQKKIAQKFNITPGEEMIRAISKAVEIDAEVVLADREIRVTLLRAWRMMGFRSKVKVIPEVIFSLFITHEITEEEIEQLKKHDVLEMALQTVGEKLPDLKAILIDERDQYLAHTISHAQGRKIVAVVGAGHIPGVINNLGREIDVEAINQIPPPGLWSKLAGWVFSVAVIGLFIAGFFYSGSEASVNMIKWWVVITATCSAVGALILLAHPLTIAASAIAAPITTLHPLIAAGWVAGLVEATIRKPQVKDFLDLTNDITSIRGFFRNKITRILLLVAFVNITTSIGTFVAIPVILRYF from the coding sequence ATGAACCATGAAAATATACACCGCCTGACATTAGGCGGCAGAGAAATTATTCTGATCGGTACTGCCCATGTTTCGAGGGACAGTGCCGAACTGGTAGAGAAGGTTATTTCAGAGGAAAGACCCGATGTTGTTTGTGTTGAACTCTGTAAAGCGCGTTTCGATGCCATCATGCAGAAGGATAAATGGCATGGAACCGATATTGTGAAAGTGGTTCGTGAAAAACAGACAGCCCTGCTCTTATTCCAGTTGATCATGCTATCATTCCAGAAAAAGATCGCTCAAAAATTTAACATTACTCCCGGAGAGGAAATGATCCGGGCGATCAGTAAGGCGGTAGAAATCGATGCGGAAGTTGTCCTTGCTGACCGGGAGATACGTGTCACCCTCCTCCGGGCCTGGCGAATGATGGGTTTCCGGAGTAAGGTGAAGGTTATTCCGGAAGTGATTTTCTCCTTGTTTATCACACATGAGATTACGGAGGAGGAAATAGAACAACTCAAGAAACACGATGTGCTGGAGATGGCATTGCAGACAGTCGGCGAAAAGCTGCCTGACTTGAAGGCTATCCTGATCGATGAGAGAGACCAATACCTCGCGCATACCATAAGCCATGCTCAAGGCCGTAAAATTGTTGCCGTCGTGGGCGCCGGGCATATTCCCGGCGTTATAAATAATCTCGGCAGGGAAATCGACGTGGAAGCGATTAATCAAATCCCACCGCCTGGCCTCTGGTCGAAGCTTGCAGGATGGGTATTTTCGGTTGCCGTTATTGGTCTTTTCATTGCCGGTTTTTTTTATTCGGGCTCTGAGGCAAGCGTGAACATGATCAAGTGGTGGGTCGTGATCACGGCGACATGTTCTGCTGTCGGCGCCCTGATCCTTCTGGCTCATCCGCTTACAATCGCGGCTTCAGCTATTGCTGCACCCATTACCACACTCCATCCGCTGATAGCCGCCGGGTGGGTTGCCGGCCTGGTTGAAGCGACAATCCGAAAACCCCAGGTTAAAGATTTCCTCGACCTGACAAACGATATTACATCCATACGAGGATTCTTTCGTAACAAAATTACACGAATTCTCCTCCTTGTCGCCTTCGTCAACATCACAACCTCTATCGGCACCTTTGTGGCAATTCCGGTAATACTGAGGTATTTTTAG